In one window of Pseudomonas chlororaphis subsp. chlororaphis DNA:
- a CDS encoding formate dehydrogenase beta subunit → MLKLYIPRDSVARAVGADKVAVALVREAERRQLPLELRRTSSRGLYWLEPLLEVDSADGRLGFGPLTPEDVPSLLDALAGDPGSHPLALGPVEQIPYLQSQQRLLFARAGITQPLSLDDYRAQGGFQGLARAIQMEGAQVVASVLDSGLRGRGGAAFPAGIKWRTVREAAGAQKYVVCNADEGDSGTFADRMLMEGDPFLLIEGMIIAGIAVGASKGYIYVRSEYPDAIGTLNEALRIAREAGYLGANVGGSGRPFDLEVRVGAGAYICGEETALLESLEGKRGTVRAKPPLPALQGLFGLPTLVHNVLTLASVPIILEKGAQFYRDFGMGRSLGTMPFQLAGNVRQAGLVERAFGLSLRELVEGYGGGTASGRPLKAAQVGGPLGAWVPPAQFDTPLDYEAFAAMGAMLGHGGVVVADDSLDMAHMARFALQFCAEESCGKCTPCRIGSTRGVEVVDRLIASTDAAAREEQALLLQDLCDTLQYGSLCALGGMTSYPVASALKHFPADFGLATTEADQ, encoded by the coding sequence ATGCTGAAGCTCTATATCCCCCGCGATTCGGTGGCCCGTGCCGTGGGCGCGGACAAGGTGGCCGTGGCGCTGGTGCGTGAGGCCGAGCGTCGACAATTGCCGTTGGAGCTGCGCCGCACCAGCTCCCGTGGCCTCTATTGGCTGGAGCCGCTGCTGGAAGTGGACAGCGCCGACGGCCGGCTGGGTTTCGGCCCCCTCACTCCGGAGGACGTGCCGAGCCTGCTCGACGCCCTGGCGGGCGACCCCGGCAGCCATCCGTTGGCCCTGGGGCCGGTGGAGCAGATCCCTTATCTGCAGAGCCAGCAGCGCCTGCTGTTCGCTCGGGCCGGCATCACTCAACCGCTGTCCCTGGACGACTACCGCGCCCAGGGCGGTTTCCAGGGCCTGGCCCGGGCCATCCAGATGGAGGGCGCGCAGGTGGTCGCCAGCGTGCTCGACTCCGGCCTGCGCGGCCGGGGAGGCGCGGCCTTTCCGGCGGGGATCAAGTGGCGCACCGTGCGCGAAGCCGCGGGTGCCCAGAAATACGTGGTCTGTAACGCCGATGAAGGCGACTCTGGCACCTTCGCCGACCGCATGCTGATGGAAGGCGACCCCTTCCTGCTGATCGAAGGCATGATCATCGCCGGCATCGCGGTGGGGGCCAGCAAGGGCTATATCTACGTGCGCTCGGAATACCCGGACGCCATCGGCACCCTGAACGAGGCCCTGCGCATCGCCCGCGAAGCCGGTTACCTGGGGGCGAATGTCGGCGGTAGCGGCCGCCCCTTCGACCTGGAGGTGCGGGTCGGGGCCGGCGCCTACATCTGCGGTGAGGAAACGGCGCTGCTGGAGTCCCTCGAGGGCAAGCGCGGCACGGTTCGCGCCAAGCCGCCGCTGCCGGCCCTGCAGGGCCTGTTCGGCTTGCCAACGCTGGTGCACAACGTGCTGACCCTGGCTTCGGTGCCGATCATCCTGGAGAAGGGCGCGCAGTTCTATCGCGACTTCGGCATGGGGCGTTCCCTGGGCACCATGCCGTTCCAGCTGGCCGGCAACGTCCGCCAGGCGGGCCTGGTGGAACGCGCCTTCGGCCTGAGCCTGCGTGAGCTGGTGGAAGGTTATGGCGGGGGTACCGCCAGCGGCCGGCCACTGAAGGCGGCGCAAGTGGGTGGGCCGCTGGGGGCCTGGGTGCCCCCCGCGCAGTTCGATACGCCGCTGGACTACGAAGCGTTCGCCGCCATGGGCGCGATGCTCGGCCACGGCGGCGTGGTGGTCGCCGACGACAGCCTGGACATGGCCCACATGGCCCGTTTCGCCTTGCAGTTCTGCGCCGAGGAGTCCTGCGGCAAGTGCACGCCGTGCCGGATCGGCTCGACCCGTGGAGTGGAGGTGGTGGACCGTTTGATCGCCAGCACCGACGCCGCGGCCCGTGAGGAACAGGCGCTGCTGCTGCAAGACCTTTGCGACACCCTGCAATACGGCTCGCTCTGTGCCCTGGGCGGGATGACTTCCTACCCTGTCGCCAGCGCCCTCAAGCACTTTCCCGCCGACTTCGGTCTGGCGACCACGGAGGCCGACCAATGA